In Ciconia boyciana chromosome 16, ASM3463844v1, whole genome shotgun sequence, one genomic interval encodes:
- the SRSF2 gene encoding serine/arginine-rich splicing factor 2: protein MSYGRPPPDVEGMTSLKVDNLTYRTSPDTLRRVFEKYGRVGDVYIPRDRYTKESRGFAFVRFHDKRDAEDAMDAMDGAVLDGRELRVQMARYGRPPDSHHSRRGPPPRRYGSSGYGRRSRSPRRRRRSRSRSRSRSRSRSRSRYSRSKSRSRTRSRSRSTSKSRSARRSKSKSSSVSRSRSRSRSRSRSRSPPPASKRESNSRSRSKSPPKSPEEEGAVSS from the exons ATGAGCTACGGGCGCCCTCCGCCGGACGTGGAGGGCATGACGTCCCTCAAAGTGGACAACCTGACCTACCGTACGTCCCCGGACACGCTCCGGAGGGTCTTCGAGAAGTACGGCCGCGTGGGCGACGTGTACATCCCTCGGGACCGCTACACCAAGGAGAGCCGCGGCTTCGCCTTCGTCCGTTTCCACGACAAACGCGATGCCGAGGACGCCATGGACGCCATGGACGGGGCCGTGCTGGATGGCCGCGAGCTCCGCGTGCAGATGGCCCGCTACGGCCGCCCCCCCGACTCGCACCACAGCCGGCGtggcccgccgccccgccgctaCGGGAGCAGCGGCTACGGCCGCCGCAGCCGGAG CCCTAGAAGACGCCGTCGCAGCCGATCTAGAAGCAGGAGCCGCTCTAGGTCCCGCAGTCGGTCCCGCTACAGTCGATCCAAATCCCGGTCTCGCACACGCTCTCGGTCTCGCTCCACCTCGAAGTCCAGGTCTGCCAGGAGATCCAAGTCAAAGTCCTCGTCTGTCTCCAGATCCCGGTCCAGGTCAAGATCCCGGTCCAGATCTAGAAGCCCTCCCCCTGCCTCAAAGAGGGAATCCAACTCTAGATCCAGGTCTAAGAGCCCTCCCAAGTCTCCGGAAGAAGAAGGAGCTGTATCTTCCTAG